A genomic window from Halorubrum trapanicum includes:
- a CDS encoding 50S ribosomal protein L1: protein MADTIQEAVTLALDDAPERNFRETVDIAINLRDLDLNDPSNRIDESVVLPAGTGQETQIVVFAEGETAVRAEEVADEVLDSDDLEELGDDDDRAKDLADDTDFFVAEANLMQDIGRYLGTVLGPRGKMPTPLQPDDDIVETVNRMKNTVQLRSRDRRTFHTRVGAEDMGADAISDNIDVIVRRLEANLEKGPLNIDGIYVKTTMGPAKEVPV, encoded by the coding sequence ATGGCAGACACAATACAAGAGGCCGTAACTCTCGCACTCGACGATGCGCCCGAGCGGAACTTCCGCGAGACCGTGGACATCGCGATCAACCTGCGAGACCTCGACCTCAACGATCCGTCGAACCGTATCGACGAGTCCGTCGTGCTGCCGGCTGGAACGGGGCAGGAGACACAGATCGTCGTCTTCGCGGAGGGCGAAACCGCCGTCCGCGCAGAGGAGGTCGCTGACGAAGTGCTCGACAGCGACGACCTCGAAGAGTTAGGAGACGACGACGACCGCGCTAAGGACCTGGCCGACGATACCGACTTCTTCGTCGCCGAGGCCAACCTGATGCAGGACATCGGCCGGTACCTCGGTACCGTCCTCGGTCCGCGCGGGAAGATGCCTACCCCACTACAGCCGGACGACGACATCGTCGAGACCGTCAACCGGATGAAGAACACGGTGCAGCTCCGGTCGCGCGACCGGCGCACGTTCCACACCCGCGTCGGCGCCGAGGACATGGGCGCCGACGCGATCTCGGACAACATCGACGTCATCGTCCGGCGGCTCGAAGCGAACCTCGAGAAGGGCCCGCTCAACATCGACGGGATCTACGTGAAGACCACGATGGGTCCCGCGAAGGAGGTGCCCGTATGA
- the rpl12p gene encoding 50S ribosomal protein P1 encodes MEYVYAALILNETGEEINEDNVTGVLEAAGVDVEESRVKALVAALEDVDIEEAIETAAAAPAAGASAGGSADAEAADEADDDDDDDDEAEAADEADDDDEEEGDGGEGLGELFG; translated from the coding sequence ATGGAATACGTTTACGCTGCGCTCATCCTGAACGAGACTGGCGAAGAGATCAACGAAGACAACGTCACCGGCGTGCTGGAAGCCGCCGGCGTCGACGTCGAGGAGTCCCGCGTCAAGGCGCTCGTCGCCGCGCTGGAGGACGTCGACATCGAGGAGGCCATCGAGACGGCCGCCGCGGCCCCGGCCGCCGGCGCGTCGGCGGGCGGCTCCGCGGACGCCGAGGCAGCCGACGAGGCGGACGACGACGACGATGACGACGACGAGGCCGAGGCCGCCGACGAGGCGGACGACGACGACGAGGAAGAGGGCGACGGCGGCGAAGGGCTCGGCGAGCTCTTCGGCTGA
- a CDS encoding biotin carboxylase N-terminal domain-containing protein has protein sequence MFDKVLVANRGEIAVRVMRACAELGVDTVAVYSDADKHGGHVRYADEAYNVGPARAADSYLDGEAVVEAARSAGADAIHPGYGFLAENADFAARVEAAEGITWVGPSSDAMERLGEKTHARRVMDDADVPIVPGTTEPVTDVEAVTEFGDEHGYPVAIKAEGGGGGRGMKVVESADEAEEALESAKREGEAYFSNDSVYLERYLQTPRHVEVQIVADDPAAAGSDGGSGDGDASVTESDVVHLGERDCSLQRRHQKVIEEGPSPALSDELREEIGEAARRGVAAADYSNAGTVEFLVEEDPDRDPSEPLGPETPFYFLEVNTRIQVEHTVTEELTGIDIVKEQLRVASGEGLSVSQDDVELEGHAIEFRINAENAANEFQPANEGSLETYDPPGGIGVRVDDALRQGDELVTDYDSMIAKLIVWAPDREECLARSKRALAEYDLEGVVTIVPFHRLMLDDERFVDGTHTTKYLDEELDRELVAEAQEKWGTESASAGEDDDEEVTEREFTVEVNGKRFDVELEERGAPAIPVPEGGAGGGGGGQQRPPQAKPDDGGDDGGVDVAEGGESIDAEMQGTILSVDVDEGDEVAAGDVVCVLEAMKMENDVVAERGGTVASVHVGEGDSVDMGDVLIVLE, from the coding sequence ATGTTCGATAAGGTTCTCGTGGCGAACCGCGGCGAGATCGCGGTCCGGGTGATGCGCGCCTGTGCGGAGCTGGGCGTCGACACCGTCGCCGTGTACAGCGACGCCGACAAGCACGGCGGCCACGTCCGGTACGCGGACGAGGCGTACAACGTCGGGCCCGCCCGCGCGGCCGACTCCTACCTCGACGGCGAGGCGGTCGTCGAGGCGGCGCGGTCGGCCGGCGCCGACGCGATCCACCCCGGGTACGGCTTCCTCGCGGAGAACGCCGACTTCGCGGCCCGCGTCGAGGCCGCCGAGGGGATCACGTGGGTCGGCCCGTCGAGCGACGCGATGGAGCGGCTCGGCGAGAAGACGCACGCGCGACGCGTGATGGACGACGCCGACGTGCCGATCGTCCCCGGGACGACCGAGCCCGTCACCGACGTCGAGGCCGTCACGGAGTTCGGCGACGAGCACGGCTACCCGGTCGCGATCAAGGCCGAGGGCGGCGGCGGCGGCCGCGGGATGAAGGTCGTCGAGAGCGCCGACGAGGCCGAGGAGGCGCTCGAATCCGCGAAGCGCGAGGGCGAGGCGTACTTCTCGAACGACTCGGTGTACCTCGAGCGCTACCTCCAGACCCCCCGCCACGTCGAGGTCCAGATCGTCGCGGACGACCCGGCGGCCGCGGGGTCCGACGGCGGGAGCGGCGACGGGGACGCCTCGGTGACCGAGAGCGACGTGGTCCACCTCGGCGAGCGCGACTGCTCGCTCCAGCGCCGCCACCAGAAGGTGATCGAGGAGGGGCCCTCTCCCGCGCTCTCCGACGAGTTGCGCGAGGAGATCGGGGAGGCCGCTCGCCGGGGCGTCGCCGCCGCCGACTACTCCAACGCCGGGACGGTCGAGTTCCTCGTCGAGGAGGACCCCGACCGCGACCCGTCGGAGCCGCTCGGCCCGGAGACGCCGTTCTACTTCCTCGAAGTCAACACGCGGATCCAGGTCGAACACACCGTCACGGAGGAGCTGACGGGGATCGACATCGTCAAGGAACAGCTCCGGGTCGCGAGCGGCGAGGGGCTCTCCGTCTCGCAGGACGACGTCGAGCTGGAGGGCCACGCGATCGAGTTCCGGATCAACGCCGAGAACGCCGCGAACGAGTTCCAGCCCGCCAACGAGGGGTCGCTGGAGACGTACGACCCGCCGGGCGGGATCGGCGTGCGCGTCGACGACGCGCTCCGGCAGGGCGACGAGCTCGTCACCGACTACGACTCGATGATCGCGAAGCTGATAGTCTGGGCCCCGGACCGCGAGGAGTGTCTCGCGCGCTCGAAGCGCGCGCTCGCGGAGTACGACCTGGAGGGCGTCGTCACCATCGTCCCGTTCCACCGGCTCATGCTCGACGACGAGCGGTTCGTCGACGGGACGCACACCACGAAGTACCTCGACGAGGAGCTCGACCGCGAGCTGGTCGCCGAGGCGCAGGAGAAGTGGGGGACCGAGTCGGCGTCCGCGGGCGAAGACGACGACGAGGAGGTCACCGAGCGCGAGTTCACCGTCGAGGTGAACGGGAAGCGCTTCGACGTGGAGCTGGAGGAGCGCGGCGCGCCCGCGATTCCGGTCCCGGAAGGCGGCGCCGGCGGGGGCGGTGGCGGCCAGCAGCGCCCCCCGCAGGCGAAGCCGGACGACGGCGGGGACGACGGCGGCGTCGACGTCGCGGAGGGCGGCGAGTCGATCGACGCGGAGATGCAGGGGACGATCCTCTCGGTCGACGTCGACGAGGGCGACGAGGTCGCCGCCGGCGACGTGGTCTGCGTCCTCGAGGCGATGAAGATGGAGAACGACGTGGTCGCCGAGCGCGGCGGCACCGTCGCGAGCGTCCACGTCGGCGAGGGCGACAGCGTCGACATGGGCGACGTGCTGATCGTGCTGGAGTGA
- a CDS encoding acyl-CoA carboxylase subunit beta gives MDDRIEDLRERRERAAKGGGEERIQSQHDKGKMTARERIDYFLDDGTFHEFDRFRTHRNHTFGMEEKQIPGDGVVTGYGEVNGRKTFVFAHDFTVFGGSLGEVFAEKVCKVMDKAMDVGAPVVGLNDSAGARIQEGVASLGGFAEIFRRNTEASGVIPQISAIMGPCAGGAVYSPAITDFTFMVKDTSHMFITGPDVVETVTGEEVSFEELGGAVTHSSTSGVAHFAEESEEEALDDIARLLSYLPANNVEDPPRVEPWDDPERADEELESIVPDAPRKPYDMKDVIGSVVDEGSFFEVHENFAKNIVVGFARLDGHSIGVVANNPRVNAGTLDIEASQKGARFVRFCDAFNIPILTFEDVPGFMPGTDQEHNGIIRHGAKLLYAFSEATVPLLTVITRKAYGGAYCVMSSKHIGGDVNYAWPTSEIAVMGPKGAVNVLYREELSEADDPDARRQELIDEYREEFANPYTAADRGFVDDVIEPTETRARLVEDLKMLKGKSTDQPAKKHGNIPI, from the coding sequence ATGGACGACCGCATCGAGGACCTCCGCGAGCGCCGCGAGCGCGCGGCAAAGGGCGGGGGCGAGGAACGGATCCAGTCGCAACACGACAAGGGGAAGATGACCGCCCGCGAGCGGATCGACTACTTCCTCGACGACGGGACCTTCCACGAGTTCGACCGGTTCCGGACCCACCGCAACCACACGTTCGGGATGGAGGAGAAGCAGATCCCGGGCGACGGCGTGGTGACCGGCTACGGCGAGGTGAACGGCCGGAAGACGTTCGTGTTCGCGCACGACTTCACCGTCTTCGGCGGGTCGCTCGGCGAGGTGTTCGCCGAGAAGGTGTGCAAGGTGATGGACAAGGCGATGGACGTGGGCGCGCCCGTCGTCGGCCTCAACGACTCCGCCGGCGCCCGGATCCAGGAGGGGGTCGCCTCGCTCGGCGGCTTCGCGGAGATCTTCCGGCGCAACACGGAGGCGTCCGGCGTCATCCCGCAGATCTCGGCGATCATGGGGCCGTGCGCCGGCGGCGCGGTGTACTCGCCCGCCATCACGGACTTCACGTTCATGGTGAAAGACACCTCGCACATGTTCATCACCGGGCCGGACGTGGTCGAGACGGTCACCGGCGAGGAGGTGAGCTTCGAGGAGCTCGGCGGCGCGGTCACCCACTCCTCGACCTCCGGCGTCGCGCACTTCGCCGAGGAGAGCGAGGAGGAGGCGCTCGACGACATCGCGCGGCTGCTCTCGTACCTCCCGGCGAACAACGTGGAGGACCCGCCGCGCGTCGAGCCGTGGGACGACCCCGAGCGCGCCGACGAGGAGCTGGAGTCGATCGTCCCCGACGCCCCCCGGAAGCCGTACGACATGAAGGACGTGATCGGCAGCGTCGTCGACGAGGGCTCCTTCTTCGAGGTGCACGAGAACTTCGCGAAGAACATCGTCGTCGGCTTCGCCCGGCTCGACGGCCACTCGATCGGCGTCGTCGCGAACAACCCCCGCGTGAACGCCGGCACGCTCGACATCGAGGCGAGCCAGAAGGGCGCGCGGTTCGTCCGCTTCTGCGACGCGTTCAACATCCCCATCCTCACCTTCGAGGACGTGCCCGGCTTCATGCCCGGCACCGACCAGGAGCACAACGGGATCATCCGCCACGGCGCGAAGCTGCTGTACGCCTTCTCGGAGGCGACGGTACCTCTCCTGACCGTCATCACCCGGAAGGCGTACGGCGGGGCCTACTGCGTGATGTCCTCGAAGCACATCGGCGGCGACGTCAACTACGCGTGGCCCACCTCGGAAATCGCAGTGATGGGACCGAAGGGCGCGGTCAACGTCCTCTACCGCGAGGAGCTGTCCGAGGCCGACGACCCCGACGCGCGCAGACAGGAGCTCATCGACGAGTACCGCGAGGAGTTCGCGAACCCCTACACCGCCGCGGACCGCGGCTTCGTCGACGACGTCATCGAGCCGACCGAGACGCGCGCCCGCCTCGTCGAGGACCTGAAGATGCTGAAGGGGAAGAGCACGGACCAGCCCGCGAAGAAGCACGGCAACATCCCGATCTGA
- a CDS encoding Tfx family DNA-binding protein: protein MAADDGRPDPADVDADSILERAGFDADESVLTRRQAEVLALRERGLRQSDIADRLGTSRANVSSVEASARDNVERARETVAFAEALSAPVRVEIETGTDLYDAPKRVYDACDEAGVKVNQTAPELMKTIGDRAGDAVRGREVRSRLFVTVAADGQIRVRRP, encoded by the coding sequence ATGGCCGCAGACGACGGGCGACCCGACCCCGCGGACGTCGACGCCGACTCGATCTTAGAGCGAGCCGGCTTCGACGCCGACGAGAGCGTGCTCACCCGTCGGCAGGCGGAGGTGCTGGCGCTCCGCGAGCGCGGGCTCCGGCAGTCGGACATCGCGGACCGGCTCGGCACCTCGCGCGCGAACGTCTCCAGCGTCGAGGCGAGCGCCCGCGACAACGTCGAGCGCGCCCGCGAAACGGTCGCGTTCGCGGAGGCGCTGTCGGCGCCGGTCCGCGTCGAGATCGAGACCGGCACCGACCTCTACGACGCGCCCAAGCGGGTGTACGACGCCTGCGACGAGGCGGGCGTGAAGGTGAACCAGACCGCGCCCGAGCTGATGAAGACGATCGGCGACCGCGCGGGCGACGCGGTCCGCGGCCGCGAGGTCCGCAGCCGACTCTTCGTCACGGTCGCAGCGGACGGACAGATCCGCGTCCGGCGGCCGTAA
- a CDS encoding RNA-guided endonuclease TnpB family protein translates to MYYGYKYRLNPPEALTETLLHHVDTCRQLYNHVLYKLNETDEIPARYKVQGQLPDLKSWWDDLNDVHSKVLQMVVKRVYDNLSTLRAQKENGRAVGMLKWKPPQEYRSLTYNQSGFELKNTSGRPVLRLSKIGEIPIHLHRDIPENATIKQVTVKQEPTGEWYATFGIDVDEATSEKPENPRDVVGIDVGIVKYAHDTDGTAVESPDFSDERERLERAQRNLSRKERGSNNWEDQREMVARRHADLKRKRRDFLHKLSNYYAREYDLVAVEDLDAKGLIELPGNSRNRAGASWGTFLRMLEYKCEREGTHFVAVDPRGTTKECASCGTETDKPLWVREHSCPSCGFVADRDANASWNILSRGLDKVGVGHSESPPVETALPTDTTSVSAKRVVETGSPTLKERTASAVSE, encoded by the coding sequence ATGTACTACGGCTACAAGTATCGACTTAACCCACCGGAAGCCCTTACCGAGACGCTTCTACACCACGTCGATACTTGTAGGCAACTCTACAACCACGTCCTCTACAAACTCAACGAGACAGACGAGATTCCAGCACGTTACAAGGTACAGGGACAACTCCCCGACCTCAAATCGTGGTGGGATGACCTGAATGACGTTCACTCGAAAGTCCTCCAAATGGTCGTCAAGCGTGTCTACGACAACCTCTCTACGCTCCGTGCGCAGAAGGAGAACGGACGCGCCGTGGGGATGCTCAAGTGGAAACCGCCTCAGGAGTATCGGTCGCTCACCTACAACCAGTCCGGCTTCGAACTCAAGAATACGAGTGGTCGGCCTGTCTTGCGGTTGAGCAAAATCGGCGAGATCCCGATTCACCTCCACCGAGACATCCCCGAGAACGCGACCATTAAGCAGGTCACGGTCAAACAAGAGCCCACGGGCGAGTGGTACGCCACGTTCGGTATCGACGTGGACGAAGCTACGTCAGAGAAACCGGAGAATCCTAGGGATGTGGTGGGTATTGACGTAGGTATTGTCAAGTACGCTCACGACACGGACGGCACTGCTGTCGAGTCGCCAGACTTCTCCGACGAGCGTGAGCGGTTGGAACGCGCTCAACGCAACCTCTCGCGGAAGGAACGCGGCTCTAATAATTGGGAAGATCAGCGCGAGATGGTCGCTCGACGCCACGCCGACCTGAAACGCAAGCGTCGAGATTTCCTCCACAAATTGTCGAACTACTACGCCCGAGAGTACGACTTGGTGGCCGTCGAGGACTTGGACGCGAAGGGACTAATCGAACTACCGGGCAACTCTCGGAACCGTGCCGGGGCCTCGTGGGGAACGTTCCTGCGAATGCTCGAATACAAATGTGAGCGTGAGGGGACGCACTTCGTTGCCGTAGACCCCCGTGGAACGACGAAAGAATGCGCGTCATGCGGGACAGAGACGGACAAACCGCTGTGGGTGCGTGAGCATTCGTGCCCATCATGTGGGTTTGTGGCGGACAGAGACGCGAATGCGTCGTGGAACATTCTTTCTCGCGGACTCGACAAAGTAGGAGTGGGACACTCCGAATCACCGCCTGTGGAGACTGCGCTCCCTACGGACACCACTTCGGTGTCTGCAAAGCGCGTCGTGGAAACAGGAAGCCCCACCCTCAAGGAGCGAACCGCGTCAGCGGTAAGCGAGTAG
- a CDS encoding DNA primase, which produces MDALDAKYPFFASAREAVAEAAVSLPELVAADAPAVDRARERVERALLEGTVAAESGEFPGESASDTQAELLSYPIARILVSLLDSEPAIEKYAAAEATTAMERVRRDLEADDELRSVSAATVSLDDLLAEFDLADAVRPDATAPAGVRGGTASGASGGGPTGTGSGRDPDHYRIDVGPYLRLTSPEWGNSWRLVNRALADGAVRVSREELLAALEAAVEARVAEGLPFELGADEEIAAALESRVADLRRLLSERTYAEPPDVVAPALFPPCMTNLIEKAERDAALSAAESFALMAFLVGIGMTPDEVVAFCADTSLDAEGIRYQTEYLTDDRGTQYPPPTCETLANYGICHNEDDHMQVAADPLSYYEKRVAAADDVTDWRDGREGDEQSEA; this is translated from the coding sequence ATGGACGCGCTCGACGCCAAGTACCCGTTCTTCGCGAGCGCCCGCGAGGCGGTCGCCGAGGCCGCGGTGTCGCTGCCGGAGCTCGTCGCGGCCGACGCGCCGGCCGTCGACCGCGCCCGCGAGCGCGTCGAGCGCGCCCTCCTCGAAGGGACCGTCGCCGCCGAGAGCGGCGAGTTCCCCGGCGAGTCGGCGTCCGACACGCAGGCGGAGCTGCTCTCGTACCCCATCGCGCGGATCCTCGTCTCGCTGCTCGACTCGGAGCCCGCCATCGAGAAGTACGCCGCCGCGGAGGCGACGACCGCCATGGAGCGGGTCCGCCGCGACCTCGAAGCCGACGACGAGCTGCGGTCGGTGTCGGCCGCGACGGTCTCGCTCGACGACCTGCTCGCCGAGTTCGACCTCGCGGACGCCGTGCGCCCGGACGCGACCGCGCCGGCCGGCGTCCGCGGCGGAACGGCGAGCGGCGCGAGCGGGGGTGGCCCGACCGGGACCGGTTCCGGCCGCGACCCCGACCACTACCGGATCGACGTCGGCCCGTACCTCCGGCTCACCTCGCCCGAGTGGGGGAACTCGTGGCGGCTCGTCAACCGCGCGCTCGCCGACGGCGCGGTGCGCGTCTCCCGCGAGGAGCTGCTCGCGGCGCTGGAGGCCGCCGTCGAGGCGCGGGTCGCCGAGGGGCTCCCCTTCGAGCTGGGCGCCGACGAGGAGATCGCCGCGGCGTTAGAGTCGCGCGTCGCCGACCTGCGGCGGCTGCTCTCCGAGCGGACGTACGCCGAGCCGCCGGACGTCGTCGCCCCCGCGCTGTTCCCGCCCTGTATGACGAACCTGATCGAGAAGGCCGAGCGCGACGCCGCGCTCTCCGCGGCGGAGTCGTTCGCGCTGATGGCGTTCCTCGTCGGCATCGGCATGACGCCCGACGAGGTCGTCGCCTTCTGCGCGGACACGAGCCTCGACGCCGAGGGGATCCGCTACCAGACCGAGTACCTGACCGACGACCGCGGCACCCAGTACCCCCCGCCGACCTGCGAGACGCTCGCGAACTACGGGATCTGCCACAACGAGGACGACCACATGCAGGTCGCGGCCGACCCCCTCTCGTACTACGAGAAGCGGGTGGCCGCCGCCGACGACGTAACCGACTGGCGGGACGGACGGGAAGGGGACGAGCAGAGCGAGGCGTGA
- a CDS encoding TRAM domain-containing protein, with amino-acid sequence MADCPLADDCPSFDERIQGMGCQHYGNKGGAEWCNHYDMPIYELKQQPVQPGEAVVVEVDDIHESGAGVGRTDDGFIVLVDGLLPPARAEVKIHRVKSSHATAQEVVERLPDDPEAEEGDDEAAEGDAADDEDDERGRPDRTDRERLGSRENFWGK; translated from the coding sequence ATGGCGGACTGTCCACTCGCCGACGACTGCCCCAGCTTCGACGAACGGATCCAGGGGATGGGGTGTCAACACTACGGCAACAAAGGCGGCGCGGAGTGGTGTAACCACTACGACATGCCGATCTACGAACTGAAACAGCAGCCGGTCCAGCCCGGCGAGGCGGTCGTCGTCGAGGTCGACGACATCCACGAGAGCGGTGCCGGCGTCGGCCGCACCGACGACGGGTTCATCGTCCTCGTCGACGGCCTCCTCCCCCCGGCGCGCGCCGAGGTCAAGATCCACCGCGTGAAGTCCAGTCACGCGACGGCCCAAGAGGTGGTCGAGCGCCTCCCCGACGACCCGGAAGCGGAGGAGGGGGACGACGAGGCCGCCGAGGGCGACGCGGCGGACGACGAGGACGACGAGCGCGGTCGCCCGGACCGCACGGACCGCGAACGGCTCGGCAGCCGCGAGAACTTCTGGGGCAAGTGA
- a CDS encoding 3-keto-5-aminohexanoate cleavage protein yields MTYDDYIDGKPAVITAALTGGVHGKEAHPDLPETPAEIAAAAAACEEAGASVLHLHARRDNGERAFSTERFQEIADAVREATDDAVLQHSTGGTAAPDALRHEPLRTDPAPEMASLDMGPLNRYDRLTSENTRELVSSLHAEMKERGIKPELEVFNDGHLNESLAILDELDDPPYLNFLFGGGTTSPPHPRNLVNRVEALPEGVEFNVIGFGPHQLPMTTQSLLLGGHVRVGLEDNRYYEKGELATNEQLVARAARIAEELGRPVATPDQTRKLLGLRGR; encoded by the coding sequence ATGACGTACGACGACTACATCGACGGGAAGCCGGCGGTCATCACCGCGGCGCTCACGGGCGGCGTCCACGGGAAGGAGGCGCACCCGGACCTCCCGGAGACGCCCGCGGAGATCGCGGCGGCCGCGGCGGCCTGCGAGGAGGCGGGCGCGAGCGTGCTCCACCTCCACGCGCGCCGCGACAACGGGGAGCGCGCCTTCTCGACGGAGCGGTTTCAGGAGATCGCCGACGCGGTCCGCGAGGCGACCGACGACGCGGTCCTCCAGCACTCGACGGGCGGGACGGCGGCGCCGGACGCCCTCCGGCACGAGCCGCTCCGGACCGACCCCGCCCCCGAGATGGCGTCGCTCGACATGGGGCCGCTCAACCGCTACGACCGGCTCACCTCGGAGAACACCCGAGAGCTGGTGTCGTCGCTCCACGCGGAGATGAAAGAGCGGGGTATCAAGCCCGAGCTGGAGGTGTTCAACGACGGCCACCTCAACGAGTCGCTGGCGATACTCGACGAGCTCGACGACCCGCCGTACCTCAACTTCCTGTTCGGCGGTGGGACCACGTCGCCGCCGCATCCCCGGAACCTCGTTAATCGAGTCGAGGCGCTCCCCGAGGGCGTCGAGTTCAACGTGATCGGATTCGGCCCGCATCAGCTTCCCATGACGACCCAGTCGCTGCTGCTCGGGGGGCACGTCCGGGTCGGCTTAGAGGACAACCGGTACTACGAGAAGGGCGAGCTGGCGACGAACGAGCAGCTCGTGGCGCGGGCGGCGCGGATCGCCGAGGAGCTGGGGCGGCCCGTGGCGACGCCCGATCAGACGCGGAAGCTACTGGGGCTACGCGGTCGGTAA
- a CDS encoding 50S ribosomal protein L10, whose amino-acid sequence MSSVRKTETIPEWKREEVDELVEFIDSYQSVGIVGVAGIPSRQLQAMRRELHGSAAVRMSRNTLTNRALEEVDDGVEQLTEYVSGQVALVGTNDNPFGLFKQLEASKTPAPINAGEVAPNDIVIPEGDTGVDPGPFVGELQTVGASARIMDGSIKVTEDSTVLEEGEVVDDDLANVLVELGIEPKEVGLDLRAVYSEGVLFEPDELELDVDEYEADIRSAAAAARNLSVNAAYPTAATAGALLAKASGEAKSVGLFAEIESPDVVPDLIGKADAQLRALATQIDDEEALPEELQGVEAAPAPEPAADDADEEEEQADEDTEDAEAADTDDDADDDGDDGGEGLGAMFG is encoded by the coding sequence ATGAGCTCGGTCCGCAAGACCGAGACGATCCCGGAGTGGAAGCGCGAGGAGGTCGACGAGCTCGTCGAGTTCATCGACTCCTACCAGTCCGTCGGGATCGTCGGCGTGGCCGGCATTCCGAGCCGGCAGCTCCAGGCCATGCGCCGGGAGCTCCACGGCTCGGCCGCCGTCCGCATGAGCCGCAACACGCTCACGAACCGAGCGCTCGAGGAGGTCGACGACGGCGTCGAGCAGCTGACGGAGTACGTCAGCGGCCAGGTGGCGCTCGTCGGCACCAACGACAACCCGTTCGGCCTCTTCAAGCAGCTCGAAGCCTCGAAGACCCCCGCCCCCATTAACGCGGGCGAGGTGGCCCCCAACGACATCGTGATCCCCGAGGGCGACACCGGCGTCGACCCGGGACCGTTCGTCGGCGAGCTCCAGACCGTGGGCGCGTCCGCCCGCATCATGGACGGCTCGATCAAGGTGACCGAGGACTCGACCGTGCTGGAGGAGGGCGAGGTCGTCGACGACGACCTCGCGAACGTCCTCGTCGAGCTCGGCATCGAGCCCAAGGAGGTCGGCTTGGACCTGCGCGCCGTCTACTCCGAAGGCGTCCTCTTCGAGCCGGACGAGCTCGAACTCGACGTCGACGAGTACGAGGCGGACATTCGGTCCGCCGCGGCCGCCGCGCGTAACCTCTCCGTCAACGCCGCGTACCCGACGGCCGCCACCGCCGGCGCCCTCCTCGCGAAGGCGTCCGGCGAGGCGAAGTCCGTCGGCCTGTTCGCGGAGATCGAGAGCCCGGACGTCGTGCCCGACCTGATCGGAAAGGCCGACGCCCAGCTGCGCGCGCTCGCGACCCAGATCGACGACGAGGAGGCGCTCCCCGAGGAGCTCCAGGGCGTCGAGGCCGCGCCGGCACCGGAGCCGGCGGCCGACGACGCCGACGAGGAGGAGGAACAGGCGGACGAAGACACGGAAGACGCCGAGGCGGCCGACACCGACGACGACGCCGACGACGACGGCGACGACGGCGGCGAGGGACTCGGCGCGATGTTCGGATAA